The following proteins come from a genomic window of Streptococcus oralis:
- the rnr gene encoding ribonuclease R → MKDKIKEYLQEKGRVTVNDLAQALGKDGSKDFRELIKTLSLMERKHQIRFGEDGSLTLDQKKKHEITLKGIFHAHKNGFGFVSLEGEEDDLFVGKNDVNYAIDGDTVEVVIKKVADRNKGTAAEAKIIDILEHSLTTVVGQIVLDQEKPKYAGYIRSKNQKISQPIYVKKPALKLEGTEVLKVFIDKYPSKKHDFFVASVLDVVGHSTDVGIDVLEVLESMDIVSEFPEAVLKEAESVPDAPSEKDMEGRLDLRDELTFTIDGADAKDLDDAVHIKPLKNGNMELGVHIADVSYYVTEGSALDKEALNRATSVYVTDRVVPMLPERLSNGICSLNPQVDRLTQSAIMEIDKHGRVVNYTITQTVIKTSFRMTYSAVNDILAGDEEKRQEFKKIVPSIELMAKLHETLESMREKRGALNFDTSEAKILVDKKGKPVDIVLRQRGVAERMIESFMLIANETVAEHFSKLDLPFIYRIHEEPKAEKVQKFIDYASSFGLRIYGTASEISQEALQDIMRAVEGEPYADVLSMMLLRSMQQARYSEHNHGHYGLAADYYTHFTSPIRRYPDLLVHRMIRDYGRSKEIAEHFEQVIPEIATQSSNRERRAIEAEREVEAMKKAEYMEEYVGEEYDAVVSSIVKFGFFVELPNTVEGLIHITNLPEFYHFNERDLTLRGEKSGITFRVGQQIRIRVERADKMTGEIDFSYIPSEFDVIEKGLKQAGRKDRSRGSSRRSDKKEDKKRQGRFNDKRKSSSKDKKKGKKPFYKEVAKKGAKHGKGRGKGRRTK, encoded by the coding sequence ATGAAAGATAAAATTAAAGAATATTTGCAAGAGAAGGGGCGAGTGACGGTAAATGACCTAGCTCAGGCTCTCGGAAAGGATGGATCCAAGGATTTCCGAGAGTTGATTAAGACCCTGTCTCTGATGGAAAGAAAGCACCAGATTCGATTTGGAGAAGATGGCAGCCTCACCTTGGACCAGAAGAAGAAACATGAAATCACCCTCAAAGGGATTTTTCATGCCCATAAAAACGGCTTTGGCTTTGTTAGTCTAGAAGGGGAAGAGGACGACCTTTTTGTAGGAAAAAACGATGTCAATTACGCCATTGATGGGGATACCGTTGAGGTCGTGATTAAGAAAGTCGCTGACCGCAACAAGGGAACTGCTGCAGAAGCCAAAATTATCGATATCCTAGAGCATAGTCTGACGACAGTTGTCGGGCAAATCGTTCTGGATCAGGAAAAGCCTAAGTATGCGGGCTACATCCGTTCAAAGAATCAGAAAATCAGCCAGCCAATTTATGTTAAGAAACCAGCTCTTAAACTCGAGGGAACGGAAGTTCTCAAGGTCTTTATCGACAAATACCCAAGTAAGAAACACGATTTCTTTGTCGCTAGTGTGCTGGACGTGGTGGGACACTCGACTGATGTTGGGATTGACGTTCTTGAGGTCTTGGAATCCATGGATATTGTCTCAGAATTTCCAGAAGCTGTTCTCAAGGAGGCAGAAAGTGTACCAGATGCTCCCTCAGAAAAGGATATGGAAGGGCGTCTTGATTTAAGAGATGAGCTTACTTTTACCATTGACGGTGCGGATGCCAAGGACTTGGACGATGCAGTTCACATCAAGCCTTTGAAAAATGGCAATATGGAACTCGGAGTTCACATCGCGGATGTTTCCTACTATGTGACTGAAGGCTCTGCCCTTGACAAGGAAGCCCTTAACCGCGCAACTTCTGTCTACGTGACAGACCGTGTAGTGCCTATGCTACCAGAACGACTGTCAAATGGCATCTGCTCTCTCAATCCTCAAGTCGATCGCTTGACCCAGTCTGCCATTATGGAAATTGATAAACATGGTCGTGTAGTTAATTACACCATTACCCAAACGGTTATCAAGACTAGTTTTCGTATGACCTATAGCGCTGTCAATGACATCCTAGCTGGCGATGAGGAAAAGAGACAAGAGTTTAAGAAAATTGTTCCTAGTATTGAGCTCATGGCCAAGCTTCATGAAACGCTAGAAAGCATGCGTGAGAAACGTGGAGCTCTCAATTTTGATACCAGCGAAGCTAAGATTTTGGTGGATAAAAAAGGCAAGCCTGTGGATATTGTTCTTCGTCAACGTGGCGTTGCCGAGCGGATGATTGAGTCCTTCATGTTGATTGCCAACGAAACAGTTGCCGAGCACTTTAGCAAGCTGGACCTACCTTTTATCTATCGAATCCATGAGGAGCCCAAGGCTGAAAAAGTTCAGAAGTTTATTGATTACGCTTCTAGCTTTGGTTTGCGGATTTATGGGACTGCCAGTGAGATTAGTCAGGAGGCTCTCCAAGACATCATGCGTGCTGTTGAGGGAGAACCTTATGCGGATGTATTGTCCATGATGCTTCTGCGTTCCATGCAACAAGCTCGCTATTCTGAGCACAATCACGGTCACTATGGACTAGCAGCTGACTATTACACTCACTTTACCAGCCCGATTCGCCGTTATCCAGACCTCCTTGTTCACCGCATGATTCGGGACTATGGGCGTTCTAAGGAAATAGCCGAGCATTTTGAGCAAGTGATTCCAGAGATTGCGACCCAGTCTTCCAACCGTGAACGTCGTGCAATTGAGGCAGAGCGTGAAGTTGAAGCCATGAAAAAGGCTGAATACATGGAAGAATACGTGGGAGAAGAGTACGATGCAGTTGTATCCAGCATTGTCAAGTTCGGTTTCTTTGTCGAACTGCCAAATACAGTTGAAGGCTTGATTCACATCACCAATTTGCCTGAATTTTATCATTTCAATGAGCGTGACTTGACCCTCCGTGGGGAAAAATCAGGAATAACTTTCCGTGTAGGGCAACAGATTCGTATTCGGGTTGAAAGAGCCGATAAGATGACGGGCGAGATTGATTTCTCTTATATTCCAAGTGAGTTTGATGTCATCGAAAAAGGCTTAAAACAAGCTGGGCGCAAAGACAGAAGTCGGGGCTCAAGTCGTCGTTCGGATAAGAAGGAAGACAAGAAGAGACAAGGTCGTTTTAATGATAAGCGCAAATCGTCTTCTAAAGACAAGAAAAAGGGTAAGAAACCATTTTACAAAGAAGTAGCTAAGAAAGGAGCCAAGCATGGCAAAGGGCGAGGGAAAGGTCGTCGCACAAAATAA
- the mutM gene encoding DNA-formamidopyrimidine glycosylase, producing the protein MPELPEVETVRRGLEKLILGKKISSVEIRYPKMIKTDLEEFQKEVPGQVVESMGRRGKYLLFYLTDKVLISHLRMEGKYFYYPDQIPERKHAHVFIQFEDGGTLVYEDVRKFGTMELLAPDLLETYFISKKLGPEPREQDFDLQVFQAALAKSKKPIKTHLLDQTLVAGLGNIYVDEVLWRAQVHPARPSQTLTVEEASAIHEQTIAVLGQAVEKGGSTIRTYTNAFGEDGTMQDFHQVYDKTGQACSRCGTIIEKIQLGGRGTHFCPQCQRRG; encoded by the coding sequence ATGCCTGAATTACCTGAGGTTGAAACGGTTCGTCGTGGCTTAGAAAAATTGATTTTGGGTAAGAAGATTTCTAGTGTAGAGATTCGTTATCCCAAGATGATTAAGACAGATTTGGAAGAGTTTCAAAAGGAAGTGCCTGGTCAAGTTGTTGAGTCAATGGGACGTCGTGGCAAATATTTGCTTTTCTACCTAACAGACAAGGTCTTGATTTCCCATCTGCGGATGGAGGGCAAGTATTTTTACTATCCAGACCAGATCCCTGAACGCAAGCATGCCCATGTTTTCATCCAGTTTGAGGATGGCGGTACGCTTGTTTATGAGGATGTGCGCAAGTTTGGTACTATGGAATTATTGGCGCCTGACCTTTTGGAAACCTACTTTATTTCTAAGAAACTAGGTCCTGAGCCAAGAGAACAGGACTTTGATTTGCAGGTCTTTCAAGCTGCCTTAGCCAAATCTAAAAAGCCTATCAAAACCCACCTCCTAGACCAAACCTTGGTCGCTGGTCTTGGCAATATCTATGTGGATGAGGTCCTCTGGCGGGCTCAGGTTCATCCAGCAAGACCTTCCCAGACTTTGACGGTAGAAGAAGCGTCAGCTATTCATGAACAGACCATTGCTGTTTTGGGACAGGCAGTTGAAAAGGGCGGCTCTACCATTCGAACCTATACCAATGCCTTTGGGGAAGATGGAACCATGCAGGATTTTCATCAGGTCTATGATAAGACTGGTCAAGCATGTTCACGCTGTGGCACCATCATCGAGAAAATCCAGCTCGGTGGACGAGGAACTCATTTTTGTCCCCAGTGTCAAAGGAGGGGCTGA
- the secG gene encoding preprotein translocase subunit SecG, producing MYNLLLTILLVLSVVIVIAIFMQPTKNQSSNVFDASSGDLFERSKARGFEAVMQRLTGILVFFWLAIALALTVLSSR from the coding sequence ATGTACAACCTATTATTAACCATTTTATTAGTATTATCTGTTGTGATTGTGATTGCGATTTTTATGCAACCAACCAAGAACCAATCCAGCAATGTATTTGATGCCAGCTCAGGTGATTTGTTTGAACGTAGTAAAGCTCGTGGTTTTGAAGCTGTGATGCAACGTTTAACAGGTATTTTAGTCTTTTTCTGGCTAGCCATTGCCTTAGCATTGACGGTATTATCAAGTAGATAA
- a CDS encoding multidrug efflux MFS transporter, translating to MQEISWKKNLRVAWFGSFLTGASISLVVPFMPIFVEQLGIEQDQVAFYAGLAISVSAVSAALVSPIWGILADKYGRKPMMIRAGLAMTITMGGLAFVPNIYWLIFLRLLNGVFTGFVPNATALIASQVPKDKSGYALGTLSTGVVAGTLTGPFVGGLVAEIFGIRNVFLLVGGFLFLAALLTIFFIKEDFQPIAKEKAIPTKELFASIKHSHLLISLFLTTFVIQFSAQSIGPILALYVRDLGQNENLLFVSGLIVSSMGFSSMMSAGVMGKFGDKLGNHRLLILAQMYSVIIYLFCASATSPLELGLYRFLFGLGTGALIPGINALLSKMTPKAGISRIFAFNQVFFYLGGVVGPMTGSAVSGQYGYHSVFYATAACVAFSCLCNLVQFRSLLKVKEISCE from the coding sequence GTGCAAGAGATTAGTTGGAAAAAGAATCTTCGTGTCGCCTGGTTTGGTAGTTTTCTAACTGGGGCCAGTATATCCTTAGTCGTCCCTTTTATGCCTATCTTTGTTGAGCAGTTGGGAATCGAGCAGGATCAAGTTGCTTTCTATGCTGGATTAGCCATCTCAGTTTCAGCTGTTTCCGCAGCTTTGGTTTCTCCCATCTGGGGCATTCTTGCTGACAAGTACGGTCGAAAACCCATGATGATTCGAGCAGGCCTTGCCATGACCATTACTATGGGAGGTTTGGCCTTTGTTCCGAATATCTATTGGCTAATCTTTCTTAGATTACTAAATGGTGTATTTACAGGTTTCGTACCAAATGCGACGGCTTTAATAGCCAGTCAAGTTCCTAAGGATAAGTCTGGCTATGCTTTGGGGACTCTATCAACGGGAGTAGTAGCAGGAACTTTAACGGGCCCCTTTGTTGGGGGCCTGGTTGCTGAAATTTTTGGTATTCGAAATGTTTTTCTGTTGGTAGGTGGCTTCTTGTTTTTAGCTGCACTCTTAACCATTTTCTTTATCAAGGAGGATTTTCAGCCAATAGCTAAGGAGAAAGCAATACCAACAAAGGAATTGTTCGCTTCAATCAAGCACTCTCATCTTTTAATTAGTTTATTTTTAACTACCTTTGTCATACAATTTTCAGCTCAATCCATTGGTCCCATTTTGGCTCTCTATGTGCGGGACTTAGGGCAGAACGAAAATCTCCTCTTCGTCTCAGGCTTGATTGTATCTAGTATGGGATTTTCTAGTATGATGAGCGCTGGAGTGATGGGAAAGTTTGGTGATAAGCTAGGGAATCATCGACTTCTGATTCTGGCTCAGATGTATTCAGTTATCATCTACCTTTTTTGTGCCAGTGCGACCAGTCCCCTTGAACTCGGTTTGTATCGTTTTCTCTTTGGTTTAGGAACGGGTGCTCTGATACCAGGTATCAATGCCTTGCTTAGCAAAATGACTCCCAAAGCGGGCATTTCAAGGATTTTTGCCTTTAACCAAGTCTTTTTCTACCTTGGAGGTGTTGTTGGCCCTATGACTGGTTCAGCAGTCTCGGGGCAATACGGCTACCACTCTGTTTTTTATGCGACGGCTGCCTGTGTGGCTTTCAGCTGTTTATGTAACTTAGTTCAATTTAGATCATTATTAAAAGTAAAGGAAATCTCGTGCGAGTAA
- the coaE gene encoding dephospho-CoA kinase (Dephospho-CoA kinase (CoaE) performs the final step in coenzyme A biosynthesis.), translating into MGKIIGITGGIASGKSTVTNFLRQQGFQVVDADAVVHDLQKPGGRLYQVLVQHFGQEIILENGELNRPLLASLIFSNPEEREWSKRTQGEIIREELAALRDQLAQTESIFFMDIPLLFEQDYSAWFDETWLVYVDYDIQLERFMKRDHLSKEVAESRLSAQWSLEEKTKLASRILDNNGSRDQLVSQVVKLLEGGDSCARD; encoded by the coding sequence ATGGGAAAAATCATCGGAATCACAGGAGGAATTGCTTCGGGGAAATCAACTGTGACAAATTTTTTGAGACAGCAAGGTTTTCAAGTAGTAGATGCCGACGCGGTCGTCCATGATCTACAAAAACCTGGGGGTCGCCTTTATCAGGTCTTAGTTCAGCACTTTGGACAGGAAATTATCTTAGAAAATGGAGAACTCAATCGTCCTCTCCTAGCTAGTCTCATCTTTTCAAATCCTGAGGAGCGGGAATGGTCTAAGCGAACACAAGGAGAGATAATTCGTGAGGAACTGGCAGCATTGCGTGACCAGTTAGCCCAGACAGAATCTATCTTTTTCATGGATATTCCCCTGCTTTTTGAACAGGACTACAGTGCCTGGTTTGATGAAACATGGCTGGTCTATGTGGACTATGATATCCAATTGGAACGTTTCATGAAACGGGATCATCTTTCTAAGGAAGTCGCCGAGTCTCGTCTTTCCGCCCAGTGGTCTTTAGAAGAAAAGACAAAATTGGCGAGTCGTATACTAGATAACAATGGCAGTCGTGATCAGCTTGTAAGTCAAGTAGTCAAGTTACTTGAAGGAGGCGATAGCTGTGCAAGAGATTAG
- the rpmG gene encoding 50S ribosomal protein L33, translating into MRVKINLKCSSCGSMNYLTSKNSKTHPDKIEVLKYCPKERKVTLHLESK; encoded by the coding sequence GTGCGAGTAAAAATTAATCTCAAGTGCTCCTCTTGTGGTAGCATGAATTATCTAACTAGTAAGAACTCAAAAACCCATCCAGACAAGATTGAAGTTCTAAAATATTGTCCAAAGGAAAGAAAAGTAACTTTACATCTTGAATCTAAGTAG